A DNA window from Anastrepha ludens isolate Willacy chromosome 6, idAnaLude1.1, whole genome shotgun sequence contains the following coding sequences:
- the LOC128867104 gene encoding spermine oxidase-like: protein MCLTKVTRSDSSASGSLYSVDSNLSIEENKYNNGSTNKFTSQPKFLIVGAGAAGLACAVSLLKTGFKYVTVVEAENRIGGRIFTTSFGDNVIDLGAQWCHGEKKNIVYESVFDKIILGSSSYIYTKFDCIRSDGEILPNNVVDKLKSLLAQIFARRHTDLPTFAGTFGEYLSKNFYEILMSKEYNEIDFIVAREFFENFLKIERSETAAGLEEISAQGFESYKDCDGDYLLHFENGFGQYLQVLLEADELGNDLGLLEDKILFGLNVKEIKWDRADFKVEVTCVNSPGIFLVDHVIVTVPLGVLKRDAKTMFEPQLPVSKQNAIEGLGFGCMMKLFFEFSPPFWNNKWTGVAMLWREEDISAIRKSTRAWVENIYGFYRVPNQPNVLVGFMVGSKIPAVEVMSDAEVIEGCMYLLRRFLPHWHIPTPIEFIKSIWFTNPNFCGTSSFRSLKTEELETGAEILAQPITVLAQASTFEMGLTVKPVVLFAGEATHEHYFGTVHGAVESGIREAKRLESYYTLD from the coding sequence ATGTGTCTGACGAAGGTTACTCGCAGTGATTCTAGTGCCAGTGGAAGCCTTTATAGCGTGGATAGTAATTTAAGTAttgaggaaaataaatataataacggTTCAACCAATAAATTTACATCGCAACCGAAATTTCTGATCGTCGGCGCTGGTGCTGCTGGTCTTGCCTGCGCTGTTTCATTGCTGAAGACAGGTTTCAAGTATGTGACAGTTGTTGAAGCAGAAAATCGCATCGGTGGACGAATTTTTACGACATCATTTGGCGATAATGTTATAGATTTGGGCGCACAATGGTGTCAtggtgaaaagaaaaatattgtttacgaAAGCGTctttgataaaataatattgggGTCGTCGAGCTACATCTACACGAAGTTCGATTGCATTCGTTCGGATGGTGAAATATTACCGAATAATGTAGTAGACAAGCTAAAAAGTTTGCTTGCACAAATCTTTGCTAGACGTCATACGGACCTGCCTACATTTGCAGGCACATTCGGTGAATACCTCTCTAAGAATTTCTATGAAATTCTAATGAGTAAGGAATACaatgaaattgatttcatcGTTGCACGAGAGTTCTTTgagaatttcttaaaaatcgaGAGATCTGAGACAGCTGCTGGGCTTGAAGAGATTTCTGCGCAAGGTTTTGAAAGTTACAAAGATTGCGATGGtgattatttattgcattttgaaaatggttttggGCAGTACTTGCAAGTACTGCTAGAAGCGGATGAATTAGGTAACGATTTGGGTTTGCTAGAGGATAAAATTCTTTTCGGCTTAAATGTGAAAGAGATCAAATGGGACCGCGCTGATTTCAAAGTGGAGGTGACTTGTGTGAATTCGCCCGGTATATTCCTAGTGGATCACGTCATAGTGACAGTCCCGCTGGGAGTGCTAAAACGAGATGCAAAAACCATGTTCGAACCGCAATTGCCAGTATCTAAGCAAAATGCCATCGAAGGACTCGGTTTTGGCTGTATgatgaaactattttttgagtTCTCCCCGCCTTTTTGGAACAATAAATGGACGGGTGTAGCAATGCTTTGGCGTGAGGAGGACATATCGGCCATACGTAAAAGCACACGTGCATGGGTAGAAAATATCTATGGCTTCTATAGAGTCCCAAATCAACCAAACGTATTAGTAGGTTTTATGGTTGGTTCAAAAATTCCGGCTGTTGAAGTAATGTCAGACGCCGAGGTTATAGAAGGATGTATGTACTTGTTGAGACGGTTCTTGCCACATTGGCATATACCAACTCCAATAGAATTCATAAAATCCATTTGGTTTACTAAtccaaatttttgtggtacatcATCATTTCGTTCACTAAAGACGGAAGAATTGGAAACGGGCGCAGAAATTTTGGCACAACCAATTACAGTGCTAGCGCAGGCATCCACCTTTGAAATGGGTCTAACCGTAAAACCAGTGGTATTATTTGCCGGCGAAGCTACACATGAGCACTATTTCGGCACAGTACATGGTGCGGTGGAGAGCGGTATACGGGAGGCCAAGCGTCTGGAGAGTTACTACACATTAGATTAG
- the LOC128868867 gene encoding beta-ureidopropionase has protein sequence MSDFNLKSLEECLEKHIPENELKEVKRILYGVSEDDVLDLPAATTSLATDNDFEIKGYRITAQKEHIRKPRVVRVGAIQNSIVLPTTAPVDKQREAIWNKIRTIIKAAAAAEVNIICMQEAWTMPFAFCTREKFPWCEFAEEAEKGPTTQMLQELAKAYNMVIISSILERDTTHGDTIWNTSVVISNRGRYMGKHRKNHIPRVGDFNESTYYMEGNTGHPVFETDFGKIAINICYGRHHPQNWMMFGLNGAEIVFNPSATVGALSEPLWGIEARNAAIANSYFTVAINRVGSEEFPNEYTSGDGQKAHKIFGPFYGSSYVAAPNGARTPGLSRNRDGLLITELDLNLCRQVKDFWNFPMTQRLPLYAESFKRASQLDFEPQVIKE, from the exons atgtctgatttcaatttgaaaagtttAGAAGAGTGTCTGGAGAAACACATACCAGAGAATGAGTTGAAAGAGGTGAAGCGCATTTTGTATGGCGTCTCTGAAGA cgATGTCCTGGATCTGCCTGCGGCCACCACCTCTCTAGCCACGGATAATGACTTTGAAATTAAAGGTTATCGCATCACCGCACAGAAAGAGCATATACGCAAACCACGTGTAGTGCGTGTGGGTGCCATACAAAACTCCATTGTACTACCCACCACTGCCCCAGTGGACAAACAACGCGAAGCTATTTGGAATAAGATACGCACCATAATCAAAGCAGCTGCAGCGGCAGAAGTTAATATTATTTGTATGCAAGAAGCATGGA CAATGCCCTTTGCATTTTGCACGCGTGAAAAGTTTCCCTGGTGTGAATTCGCCGAAGAGGCAGAAAAAGGTCCGACAACCCAAATGTTGCAAGAGTTAGCTAAAGCCTACAATATGGTTATTATTTCGTCAATACTGGAACGCGACACGACACATGGCGACACCATTTGGAATACATCTGTGGTGATATCAAATCGTGGCCGTTATATGGGCAAACATCGTAAGAATCACATTCCACGCGTTGGCGACTTCAACGAGTCCACCTATTACATGGAGGGTAATACAGGTCACCCAGTATTCGAAACAGATTTTGGCAAAATAGCTATAAATATCTGTTATGGACGTCATCATCCGCAAAACTGGATGATGTTCGGCTTGAATGGCGCTGAAATCGTATTCAATCCATCGGCCACAGTGGGCGCTCTCAGTGAACCACTTTGGGGTATTGAAGCGCGTAATGCGGCGATTGCAAATAGTTACTTCACAGTCGCAATAAACCGTGTAGGTAGCGAGGAGTTCCCTAACGAGTATACATCGGGTGATGGACAGAAGGCGCATAAAATATTCGGTCCCTTTTACGGCTCATCATATGTGGCGGCGCCAAATGGTGCACGTACACCAGGTTTATCACGCAATCGAGATGGTCTGCTTATCACCGAATTAGATTTGAATTTATGTCGACAAGTGAAAGACTTTTGGAATTTTCCTATGACGCAGCGTTTACCATTATATGCGGAGTCTTTCAAGCGTGCCTCCCAATTGGACTTTGAACCACAAGTCATTAAAGAGTAG
- the LOC128868868 gene encoding MAGUK p55 subfamily member 7 isoform X1: MTAAVMATDTNWDPALSKLITSLKEAENLSNDQEIDFLKALLESKELNALVNVHTKVAKVGRDDRLAPVLSTSGQILYEVLEQLSQRCHLNEECKDAFHLLQEPHLQSLLYAHDAIAQKDFYPHLPEIPIEMDEDEKTIKIVQLVKSNEPLSGAQSAEPIVGATIKTDEETGKIIIARIMHGGAADRSGLIHVGDEVIEVNGINVEGKTPGDVLSILQNSEGTITFNLVPSDGKGGQRESKVRVRAHFDYNPETDPYIPCKEAGLAFQRGDILHIVSQDDAYWWQARKESERTARAGLIPSRALQERRIIHERSQLEANDADSKKGSCASICTTPPGTPIMHSSSSTSSCRQPKTKKIMYDLTENDDFDREMIATYEEVAKLYPRPGVYRPVVLIGAPGVGRNELRRRLVARDPEKFRSPVPYTTRPIRTGEVAGREYIFVAREKMEVDIAAGKFIEHGEYKGQLYGTSGESVKSIVNAGCVCVLSPHYQAIKALRTVQTKPFIIHIKPPEFDVLKKTRTEARAKSTFDESNARGFTDEEYNDMLKSAERIDFLYGHFFDEVIVNGELLTAFEQLMNTVQRIENEPLWAPAAWVQ, encoded by the exons ATGACAGCAGCAGTTATGGCTACAGATACGAATTGGGATCCCG CACTTTCAAAACTCATAACGTCACTAAAGGAGGCGGAAAATCTCTCCAATGACCAGGAAATCGATTTTCTCAAAGCGCTACTTGAATCAAAGGAGCTGAATGCACTCGTCAATGTGCACACCAAAGTGGCCAAAGTGGGTCGAGACGATCGACTGGCGCCAGTGCTCTCCACATCCGGACAG ATATTATATGAGGTACTGGAGCAGCTGTCACAGCGTTGCCACCTGAACGAGGAGTGCAAAGATGCCTTTCATTTGTTGCAAGAACCGCATTTACAG AGCCTTTTGTATGCACACGATGCCATTGCCCAGAAGGACTTCTACCCACATCTGCCGGAAATACCGATTGAAATGGATGAGGATgagaaaactattaaaattgtaCAGTTGGTGAAAAGCAACGAGCCATTG TCAGGAGCACAAAGTGCGGAACCGATTGTT GGTGCAACCATCAAAACGGACGAAGAAACTGGGAAAATAATTATCGCACGTATTATGCATGGTGGCGCTGCTGATCGTTCTGGACTGATACATGTGGGCGATGAGGTTATCGAGGTGAATGGCATAAATGTGGAGGGAAAGACACCAGGTGATGTGCTAAGTATTCTG caaaactccGAAGGCACGATCACTTTTAATTTAGTGCCATCTGATGGGAAAGGCGGCCAGCGCGAGTCTAAGGTGCGGGTACGTGCGCATTTCGACTACAATCCTGAAACAGATCCCTATATACCATGCAAAGAGGCAGGACTGGCATTTCAACGAGGCGATATTTTACATATCGTGTCGCAG GATGATGCCTATTGGTGGCAGGCTCGTAAAGAGTCGGAACGCACTGCCCGCGCTGGTCTAATACCCAGCCGCGCGCTGCAAGAGCGGCGTATTATACACGAACGATCACAATTGGAGGCAAACGATGCCGACTCGAAGA AGGGCTCTTGCGCTTCCATATGCACCACCCCGCCCGGTACACCCATAATGCATTCTAGCAGTAGCACCTCCTCATGTCGTCAGCCTAAAACTAAAAAGATTATGTACGATTTAACAGAAAACGATGACTTCGATCGTGAAATGATCGCGACCTATGAAGAGGTGGCCAAATTATATCCACGCCCGGGCGTATACCGTCCAGTAGTGTTGATCGGCGCACCAGGCGTGGGTCGCAACGAGCTAAGGCGCCGCTTGGTGGCACGCGATCCCGAAAAGTTCCGAAGTCCAGTGCCAT ACACCACTCGTCCGATACGTACCGGTGAGGTTGCCGGTCGCGAATATATATTTGTGGCACGCGAAAAGATGGAGGTCGATATTGCTGCTGGCAAATTTATCGAACATGGCGAGTATAAGGGTCAACTGTATGGTACCTCTGGTGAGAGCGTCAAATCGATTGTGAATGCCGGCTGTGTTTGCGTGTTGAGTCCACACTATCAAGCTATCAAGGCTTTACGAACCGTGCAGACAAAGCCTTTCATAATCCATATAAAACCACCGGAATTTgatgtgttgaagaagacgcgcACCGAGGCGAGAGCCAAGTCGACGTTCGATGAGAGCAATGCACGCGGTTTTACG GACGAAGAATACAACGACATGCTTAAATCAGCTGAACGCATCGATTTCCTTTATGGCCATTTCTTCGATGAGGTCATAGTGAATGGCGAGCTACTAACGGCTTTCGAACAGCTGATGAACACGGTGCAACGCATAGAGAATGAGCCACTGTGGGCGCCAGCTGCGTGGGTGCAATAA
- the LOC128868868 gene encoding MAGUK p55 subfamily member 7 isoform X2, translating to MTAAVMATDTNWDPALSKLITSLKEAENLSNDQEIDFLKALLESKELNALVNVHTKVAKVGRDDRLAPVLSTSGQILYEVLEQLSQRCHLNEECKDAFHLLQEPHLQSLLYAHDAIAQKDFYPHLPEIPIEMDEDEKTIKIVQLVKSNEPLGATIKTDEETGKIIIARIMHGGAADRSGLIHVGDEVIEVNGINVEGKTPGDVLSILQNSEGTITFNLVPSDGKGGQRESKVRVRAHFDYNPETDPYIPCKEAGLAFQRGDILHIVSQDDAYWWQARKESERTARAGLIPSRALQERRIIHERSQLEANDADSKKGSCASICTTPPGTPIMHSSSSTSSCRQPKTKKIMYDLTENDDFDREMIATYEEVAKLYPRPGVYRPVVLIGAPGVGRNELRRRLVARDPEKFRSPVPYTTRPIRTGEVAGREYIFVAREKMEVDIAAGKFIEHGEYKGQLYGTSGESVKSIVNAGCVCVLSPHYQAIKALRTVQTKPFIIHIKPPEFDVLKKTRTEARAKSTFDESNARGFTDEEYNDMLKSAERIDFLYGHFFDEVIVNGELLTAFEQLMNTVQRIENEPLWAPAAWVQ from the exons ATGACAGCAGCAGTTATGGCTACAGATACGAATTGGGATCCCG CACTTTCAAAACTCATAACGTCACTAAAGGAGGCGGAAAATCTCTCCAATGACCAGGAAATCGATTTTCTCAAAGCGCTACTTGAATCAAAGGAGCTGAATGCACTCGTCAATGTGCACACCAAAGTGGCCAAAGTGGGTCGAGACGATCGACTGGCGCCAGTGCTCTCCACATCCGGACAG ATATTATATGAGGTACTGGAGCAGCTGTCACAGCGTTGCCACCTGAACGAGGAGTGCAAAGATGCCTTTCATTTGTTGCAAGAACCGCATTTACAG AGCCTTTTGTATGCACACGATGCCATTGCCCAGAAGGACTTCTACCCACATCTGCCGGAAATACCGATTGAAATGGATGAGGATgagaaaactattaaaattgtaCAGTTGGTGAAAAGCAACGAGCCATTG GGTGCAACCATCAAAACGGACGAAGAAACTGGGAAAATAATTATCGCACGTATTATGCATGGTGGCGCTGCTGATCGTTCTGGACTGATACATGTGGGCGATGAGGTTATCGAGGTGAATGGCATAAATGTGGAGGGAAAGACACCAGGTGATGTGCTAAGTATTCTG caaaactccGAAGGCACGATCACTTTTAATTTAGTGCCATCTGATGGGAAAGGCGGCCAGCGCGAGTCTAAGGTGCGGGTACGTGCGCATTTCGACTACAATCCTGAAACAGATCCCTATATACCATGCAAAGAGGCAGGACTGGCATTTCAACGAGGCGATATTTTACATATCGTGTCGCAG GATGATGCCTATTGGTGGCAGGCTCGTAAAGAGTCGGAACGCACTGCCCGCGCTGGTCTAATACCCAGCCGCGCGCTGCAAGAGCGGCGTATTATACACGAACGATCACAATTGGAGGCAAACGATGCCGACTCGAAGA AGGGCTCTTGCGCTTCCATATGCACCACCCCGCCCGGTACACCCATAATGCATTCTAGCAGTAGCACCTCCTCATGTCGTCAGCCTAAAACTAAAAAGATTATGTACGATTTAACAGAAAACGATGACTTCGATCGTGAAATGATCGCGACCTATGAAGAGGTGGCCAAATTATATCCACGCCCGGGCGTATACCGTCCAGTAGTGTTGATCGGCGCACCAGGCGTGGGTCGCAACGAGCTAAGGCGCCGCTTGGTGGCACGCGATCCCGAAAAGTTCCGAAGTCCAGTGCCAT ACACCACTCGTCCGATACGTACCGGTGAGGTTGCCGGTCGCGAATATATATTTGTGGCACGCGAAAAGATGGAGGTCGATATTGCTGCTGGCAAATTTATCGAACATGGCGAGTATAAGGGTCAACTGTATGGTACCTCTGGTGAGAGCGTCAAATCGATTGTGAATGCCGGCTGTGTTTGCGTGTTGAGTCCACACTATCAAGCTATCAAGGCTTTACGAACCGTGCAGACAAAGCCTTTCATAATCCATATAAAACCACCGGAATTTgatgtgttgaagaagacgcgcACCGAGGCGAGAGCCAAGTCGACGTTCGATGAGAGCAATGCACGCGGTTTTACG GACGAAGAATACAACGACATGCTTAAATCAGCTGAACGCATCGATTTCCTTTATGGCCATTTCTTCGATGAGGTCATAGTGAATGGCGAGCTACTAACGGCTTTCGAACAGCTGATGAACACGGTGCAACGCATAGAGAATGAGCCACTGTGGGCGCCAGCTGCGTGGGTGCAATAA
- the LOC128868868 gene encoding MAGUK p55 subfamily member 7 isoform X4, translated as MTAAVMATDTNWDPALSKLITSLKEAENLSNDQEIDFLKALLESKELNALVNVHTKVAKVGRDDRLAPVLSTSGQILYEVLEQLSQRCHLNEECKDAFHLLQEPHLQSLLYAHDAIAQKDFYPHLPEIPIEMDEDEKTIKIVQLVKSNEPLGATIKTDEETGKIIIARIMHGGAADRSGLIHVGDEVIEVNGINVEGKTPGDVLSILQNSEGTITFNLVPSDGKGGQRESKVRVRAHFDYNPETDPYIPCKEAGLAFQRGDILHIVSQDDAYWWQARKESERTARAGLIPSRALQERRIIHERSQLEANDADSKKNDDFDREMIATYEEVAKLYPRPGVYRPVVLIGAPGVGRNELRRRLVARDPEKFRSPVPYTTRPIRTGEVAGREYIFVAREKMEVDIAAGKFIEHGEYKGQLYGTSGESVKSIVNAGCVCVLSPHYQAIKALRTVQTKPFIIHIKPPEFDVLKKTRTEARAKSTFDESNARGFTDEEYNDMLKSAERIDFLYGHFFDEVIVNGELLTAFEQLMNTVQRIENEPLWAPAAWVQ; from the exons ATGACAGCAGCAGTTATGGCTACAGATACGAATTGGGATCCCG CACTTTCAAAACTCATAACGTCACTAAAGGAGGCGGAAAATCTCTCCAATGACCAGGAAATCGATTTTCTCAAAGCGCTACTTGAATCAAAGGAGCTGAATGCACTCGTCAATGTGCACACCAAAGTGGCCAAAGTGGGTCGAGACGATCGACTGGCGCCAGTGCTCTCCACATCCGGACAG ATATTATATGAGGTACTGGAGCAGCTGTCACAGCGTTGCCACCTGAACGAGGAGTGCAAAGATGCCTTTCATTTGTTGCAAGAACCGCATTTACAG AGCCTTTTGTATGCACACGATGCCATTGCCCAGAAGGACTTCTACCCACATCTGCCGGAAATACCGATTGAAATGGATGAGGATgagaaaactattaaaattgtaCAGTTGGTGAAAAGCAACGAGCCATTG GGTGCAACCATCAAAACGGACGAAGAAACTGGGAAAATAATTATCGCACGTATTATGCATGGTGGCGCTGCTGATCGTTCTGGACTGATACATGTGGGCGATGAGGTTATCGAGGTGAATGGCATAAATGTGGAGGGAAAGACACCAGGTGATGTGCTAAGTATTCTG caaaactccGAAGGCACGATCACTTTTAATTTAGTGCCATCTGATGGGAAAGGCGGCCAGCGCGAGTCTAAGGTGCGGGTACGTGCGCATTTCGACTACAATCCTGAAACAGATCCCTATATACCATGCAAAGAGGCAGGACTGGCATTTCAACGAGGCGATATTTTACATATCGTGTCGCAG GATGATGCCTATTGGTGGCAGGCTCGTAAAGAGTCGGAACGCACTGCCCGCGCTGGTCTAATACCCAGCCGCGCGCTGCAAGAGCGGCGTATTATACACGAACGATCACAATTGGAGGCAAACGATGCCGACTCGAAGA AAAACGATGACTTCGATCGTGAAATGATCGCGACCTATGAAGAGGTGGCCAAATTATATCCACGCCCGGGCGTATACCGTCCAGTAGTGTTGATCGGCGCACCAGGCGTGGGTCGCAACGAGCTAAGGCGCCGCTTGGTGGCACGCGATCCCGAAAAGTTCCGAAGTCCAGTGCCAT ACACCACTCGTCCGATACGTACCGGTGAGGTTGCCGGTCGCGAATATATATTTGTGGCACGCGAAAAGATGGAGGTCGATATTGCTGCTGGCAAATTTATCGAACATGGCGAGTATAAGGGTCAACTGTATGGTACCTCTGGTGAGAGCGTCAAATCGATTGTGAATGCCGGCTGTGTTTGCGTGTTGAGTCCACACTATCAAGCTATCAAGGCTTTACGAACCGTGCAGACAAAGCCTTTCATAATCCATATAAAACCACCGGAATTTgatgtgttgaagaagacgcgcACCGAGGCGAGAGCCAAGTCGACGTTCGATGAGAGCAATGCACGCGGTTTTACG GACGAAGAATACAACGACATGCTTAAATCAGCTGAACGCATCGATTTCCTTTATGGCCATTTCTTCGATGAGGTCATAGTGAATGGCGAGCTACTAACGGCTTTCGAACAGCTGATGAACACGGTGCAACGCATAGAGAATGAGCCACTGTGGGCGCCAGCTGCGTGGGTGCAATAA
- the LOC128868868 gene encoding MAGUK p55 subfamily member 7 isoform X3: protein MTAAVMATDTNWDPALSKLITSLKEAENLSNDQEIDFLKALLESKELNALVNVHTKVAKVGRDDRLAPVLSTSGQILYEVLEQLSQRCHLNEECKDAFHLLQEPHLQSLLYAHDAIAQKDFYPHLPEIPIEMDEDEKTIKIVQLVKSNEPLSGAQSAEPIVGATIKTDEETGKIIIARIMHGGAADRSGLIHVGDEVIEVNGINVEGKTPGDVLSILQNSEGTITFNLVPSDGKGGQRESKVRVRAHFDYNPETDPYIPCKEAGLAFQRGDILHIVSQDDAYWWQARKESERTARAGLIPSRALQERRIIHERSQLEANDADSKKNDDFDREMIATYEEVAKLYPRPGVYRPVVLIGAPGVGRNELRRRLVARDPEKFRSPVPYTTRPIRTGEVAGREYIFVAREKMEVDIAAGKFIEHGEYKGQLYGTSGESVKSIVNAGCVCVLSPHYQAIKALRTVQTKPFIIHIKPPEFDVLKKTRTEARAKSTFDESNARGFTDEEYNDMLKSAERIDFLYGHFFDEVIVNGELLTAFEQLMNTVQRIENEPLWAPAAWVQ, encoded by the exons ATGACAGCAGCAGTTATGGCTACAGATACGAATTGGGATCCCG CACTTTCAAAACTCATAACGTCACTAAAGGAGGCGGAAAATCTCTCCAATGACCAGGAAATCGATTTTCTCAAAGCGCTACTTGAATCAAAGGAGCTGAATGCACTCGTCAATGTGCACACCAAAGTGGCCAAAGTGGGTCGAGACGATCGACTGGCGCCAGTGCTCTCCACATCCGGACAG ATATTATATGAGGTACTGGAGCAGCTGTCACAGCGTTGCCACCTGAACGAGGAGTGCAAAGATGCCTTTCATTTGTTGCAAGAACCGCATTTACAG AGCCTTTTGTATGCACACGATGCCATTGCCCAGAAGGACTTCTACCCACATCTGCCGGAAATACCGATTGAAATGGATGAGGATgagaaaactattaaaattgtaCAGTTGGTGAAAAGCAACGAGCCATTG TCAGGAGCACAAAGTGCGGAACCGATTGTT GGTGCAACCATCAAAACGGACGAAGAAACTGGGAAAATAATTATCGCACGTATTATGCATGGTGGCGCTGCTGATCGTTCTGGACTGATACATGTGGGCGATGAGGTTATCGAGGTGAATGGCATAAATGTGGAGGGAAAGACACCAGGTGATGTGCTAAGTATTCTG caaaactccGAAGGCACGATCACTTTTAATTTAGTGCCATCTGATGGGAAAGGCGGCCAGCGCGAGTCTAAGGTGCGGGTACGTGCGCATTTCGACTACAATCCTGAAACAGATCCCTATATACCATGCAAAGAGGCAGGACTGGCATTTCAACGAGGCGATATTTTACATATCGTGTCGCAG GATGATGCCTATTGGTGGCAGGCTCGTAAAGAGTCGGAACGCACTGCCCGCGCTGGTCTAATACCCAGCCGCGCGCTGCAAGAGCGGCGTATTATACACGAACGATCACAATTGGAGGCAAACGATGCCGACTCGAAGA AAAACGATGACTTCGATCGTGAAATGATCGCGACCTATGAAGAGGTGGCCAAATTATATCCACGCCCGGGCGTATACCGTCCAGTAGTGTTGATCGGCGCACCAGGCGTGGGTCGCAACGAGCTAAGGCGCCGCTTGGTGGCACGCGATCCCGAAAAGTTCCGAAGTCCAGTGCCAT ACACCACTCGTCCGATACGTACCGGTGAGGTTGCCGGTCGCGAATATATATTTGTGGCACGCGAAAAGATGGAGGTCGATATTGCTGCTGGCAAATTTATCGAACATGGCGAGTATAAGGGTCAACTGTATGGTACCTCTGGTGAGAGCGTCAAATCGATTGTGAATGCCGGCTGTGTTTGCGTGTTGAGTCCACACTATCAAGCTATCAAGGCTTTACGAACCGTGCAGACAAAGCCTTTCATAATCCATATAAAACCACCGGAATTTgatgtgttgaagaagacgcgcACCGAGGCGAGAGCCAAGTCGACGTTCGATGAGAGCAATGCACGCGGTTTTACG GACGAAGAATACAACGACATGCTTAAATCAGCTGAACGCATCGATTTCCTTTATGGCCATTTCTTCGATGAGGTCATAGTGAATGGCGAGCTACTAACGGCTTTCGAACAGCTGATGAACACGGTGCAACGCATAGAGAATGAGCCACTGTGGGCGCCAGCTGCGTGGGTGCAATAA